The stretch of DNA GATCGGGCCGTGCGGGTCCTTCGAGTCTCGTGCGAGGACTGCGCTGGGCAACGCCGCCACCTCGACGCACGCACCCTGGTTCATGCTCCGCGACGACCGCTTCCAGTCGATTTTTAACGGATCCACGACTTGC from Saccharopolyspora sp. SCSIO 74807 encodes:
- a CDS encoding DUF397 domain-containing protein; amino-acid sequence: MDPLKIDWKRSSRSMNQGACVEVAALPSAVLARDSKDPHGPILRFDRRRWTSFLTHLAAAEQPARSE